TGGCTACCGTATTGTTTACGATGGGGCTGTCGAGCGGCAATCTGAATGCCGTCCTGCTGCTTCAGAAGCTTCAGCCGCTGTTTGCCATCATTTTGGCCAGCTTACTTCTGAAAGAGAAGCTTCCGCGCCATTTCGGGATACTGCTCATTATCGCTTTGGCGGGCACGTATTTACTGACCTTTGGCCTAACCCTTCCGATTGGCCATTGGAACGAGTTTATTCAAGTTGGCAGCCTCTTGTCCTTAGGTGCGGCAGCCCTGTGGGGCGGTTCAACGGTCATGGGGCGCCTGATGGTAGGCAAACTGAAATACGAGACGGTAACCTCGCTGCGTTTCGTGCTGGCACTGCCGCTCCTGACCGTCATTACATGGAGTGAGGGGGCAGCATGGAATATGCCGGCCTGGAATACCGGGGCCTTTGCCTTGGTATCGCTGAACCTGATCGGTCAGGCATTGCTGCCGGGTCTCCTGAGTTTGCTGGTTTATTATAAAGGGTTAACCACGACCAAAGCCTCCGTGGCAACACTTGCGGAATTGAGTTTTCCTATGGTGGGCGTGCTCATCAACTGGATCGTATTCCAGCAGATCGTGACAGGTCCTCAGCTTCTGGGATTCCTGCTGATCTGGATCGTACTGTTTATCATTTCCAGACAGCAATCCGAAGCTTCTCCACAATTACAATAATTTCATAAAAGTTTGCAAAAAAGCCGGTCCGAAATGGATCGGCTTTTTTGTCGTTACAAAGCTGTCCAATGGACCTGTCGCCCTTGCAAAGGGATCATTTTTTCGAAAGATGTGTAGGGTTTTTGGAATTATAGGTGTCTTATATAGTAACACCGGATCTATGGCTTGGTTCAACAAAACAGAAGGTTATAAAAGGGGGAGGGTCCATGGAGGATCGGACATTGCTGGATGGGCTTGCGAGGAAAGATCCGTTATGTTTTGAAACTTTGGTTGACCGCTATTCACGCTACATAGCCGCGGTGGTCGCTAAGGTGGCTGGTGGACGGTTTAATTCCTACGATGTGGAGGAAATCACCGGTGACGTGCTGGTCAAGCTGTGGACAGACGGGTCCACAATCATGCTGCGCGGAGATAGTCTCAAGCCTTATCTGGCCATCACCGCGCGTAATCATACCTTGAATGTTTTACGAAAAAGACAGCGGGTCATTGAATCCGAGTTGGAAGATGATGCCGTTTCTTGCCCCTCAGCGGAGGCATTGGCTATTCTCCGGCAGGAGAAGGAAACGATAAGCGGCATGGTACAGGGGATGGGCGAACCGGATCGCGAAATATTCATCCGCAGGTACTTTTATTTAGAGAAAGTCCGCGATATTGCAAGCCGGCTGAATATGCAGGAGAAAGCCGTCACCGCCCGGATCCGCCGGGCAAGGGACAAACTGCGCATACATTATGAAACCGAGAATCCGTAGGATTTCTATAAAGACCGTGTCTATAGGAGTGAAGCTTCAAATCGATTGCGAAAGGGGATGGATGCAAGTGAAGCGGCGAATTGTAGATATCATGGCCAATATCGACAATCAGGAGCTGGACAACCTCCTCCTTACGGAGGAAGAGGAACGCGAGTTGACGCAGCAGATCAGTATGGAACGGATTAAGAACCGGGCGATGAACCGTATTCAAGAGGAGGAAACGATGGTGTTTAAAAGCAGGAAAGTGAAAAAATATAAAGCCAGTATCGTTATCGCTGCCGCGATGATTATGATACTTAGCACGACCGCTTTTGCGAGCCAATACATGGATAGCTTGAAGCAGTTCTTCGGTCAATCCGCGTCGATTGCGGAAGACGAACTGTCACCTATACAAGGGACGGATACAGCATCCGGGGTAACCATGAATGTTGAAGAAGGGGTTTATGTCGGCAACAGCGGTTATTTGGTGGTCAGTTTCATGAAAGAGGACGGCATGCCATTCCCCGAGGGTGTTTCGATCCCCCTACTTGAACTGAAAACGGAGCAGAGTGTGAATTATATGGTGGGGCAGCAGCTTCTTGATGATAACAAAAAGCTTGTCGGCGTATTTGAGATGGATGCGATTAGTGACCTCGACGGGTTAAAGGCACGGATTACAGCCGATCGAATCACGGCAGCGGACGACACCCATACCGTCGAAGGGCCATGGGATGTTAAATTCACCATTTCTCCCGGCAAGCAAAGAGAGCAGAGCCTGAATCTGGCGATTGATGAGGGTAAGGAAGCACTGTCTCTCCAAACCATTAGTGTTTCATCCATCGGTGTAGCCATCGAAGGCAAGCGTACCGACGGTGAGCTGGATAAACTGCCGGACTATACGCCGGAGGTTAAGGTCATCGCCGCGGACGGATCGGAATTGAAGCTTCACGCCAGCTCGACAAGCACCACAAAGAGCGGATTTCAGTGGCTGTATAATCTGGACAGCAAGAATAACCTCGTATTTCTGGGGGATATGGACATCAAAAGCGTCAGCATTGACGGCAACGTGACGGAGCTGAAATAAATATAAAGTCGGCATGGGGAAACCTCAAGGGGCAGAAGCGAAGGCTTCTGCCCTTTATGCATGATGAATACCTAAGCAGGTATCGAGTTCGAAAACCGTGACGCAGCAGGCCGTAGCCTGAATGCTCACGTTTTTTTTTGCAGCTTGGGATCCGAATTTTACACATGAGAAAAAAATGTATTGAAATTGTAGAAAACGTCCATTAAAATGAAACTGACTACCATACTAGTTATACTAGTATGGTAAAAGTAACTCTCTACATAGGTGGGAGAAGCAGCAGGTTCACTTTGTCAGTCAAACGTTCAAGATACGGGAGTCTATTTTTTGAACATAATTGTAAGCGTTTAACATTGGAGGGGGGATCAATAGAGGTCGGATATTACCCATTATTCTGCCGTAACAGTAGCAGCTTGTTTATAACCGCAATAAATGAAAGCGATTTCATCACGAGTGTTGAATGGAGATGGATCATGAAATACGGCCGTATTCCATGAATGAAGAGGTATGAGAAGAGGCCATACGGAATGGAGTGAATAACGTCGATGGAGCCAAAAGTTGTAAATCATTCTTTGCCAGCAGTGAAAACAGCAAAGAAAACACCCAAACTTAAAACCGTCGCTGCCCTGGTCCGGAAGGATTGGCAGCTGTATTCCCTGTTGATTTTGCCGGTTATGTACCTGCTCATTTTTAAATACGGACCGATGATTGGCAACGTGATCGCTTTCAGGCGATTTATGCCCGGAGGCAGCATCTACGGGGAGAAATGGGTAGGACTCCACTATTTCAACATGTTTGTCCATGACCCTGCGTTCTGGAACGTGTTCAAGAACACCCTGCTTCTTGGTGCGTTGTCCCTGCTCTTTACGTTCCCGGTTCCCATCATCTTTGCACTGCTGCTGAATGAGGTGAAGAGCAAGCGATTCAAGAAATTCGTCCAGACGGCTTCTTATCTCCCGCACTTTTTGTCCATCGTCATCGTTGCCGGGATGATCCTGCAATTGACGTCGGTTAATGGCTCTGTTAACTCGCTTGTTGAGTTCTTTAATGGAGAACGAATCAATTTCATGCAGCGCGCCGAGTGGTTCCGGACGATCTATATCTCTTCGGAAATATGGCAGGGCATGGGCTGGGGCGCGATTCTGTATCTGGCCGCATTAACGACGATTGATGAATCCCTGTACGAGGCGGCGAGGATCGACGGGGCTAACCGCTGGAAGCAAACGCTGTTTGTCACGATTCCGGGTATCCTCCCGACAATTGTGACGCTGCTGATCCTGAATATGGGAGCGTTCCTCGCGGTAGGGTTCGAGAAAATATTGCTGCTGTACAATCCGGTCATCTATGAGACGGCCGACGTCATCTCGACTTACTTGTACCGGGTCGGTCTCGTATCAAACAACTTCAGTTATGCTACAGCCATCGGATTGTTCGAGTCCGTGATCGGACTTATATTGGTCTTCTCCGTGAATGCGATCTCGCGAAGACTGACGGATCGAAGCTTATGGTAAGGAGGGAGCGCCTATATGAAGGAATCAAGATCCTATAAGGCATTCAAAGTGTGCAATGCCATTATTCTGCTGTTCGTTGTCTTCATCACGCTCTACCCCTTCCTGAACGTGGTTGCTCAATCCTTCAGCAGCGAGTCGTACATCAACTCAGGGAAGGTGAACTTAATTCCCAGGGGCTTCAATATCGATACCTACAAAACCGTGACCAAAGACGCCATGTTCTGGACGAATTACAAAAACACCGTCGTTTACAGCGTGGTTGGCACTGCGATATCCATGTTCTTAACAACGATCTTTGCTTACGCCTTATCCAAGAAAAGGTTAGTAGGCCGCAAGTTTCTGACGATGTTTGCCGTGTTCACGATGTTCTTCAACGGAGGGCTGATCCCGAACTATGTGCTCATTAACAGCCTCGGCTTCAGCAACTCGATCTGGGCCATTGTAATCCCGGGAGCCATCAGCATCTACAACATGCTCATCATGAAATCCTTTTTTGAAAATATGCCGGAAGAGCTGGAGGAAGCCGCGGCCATTGACGGCCTGAACACCTATGGCATGCTGCTTCGGATCGTGCTGCCCTTAAGCAAAGCGGTGATCGCGACCATGGTCCTCTTCTATGCAGTCGGGCACTGGAACTCCTGGTTTCCGGCCTTTCTGTACCTGGATCAGAAGGAACTCTTCCCGGTCACGATTTATTTGCGGAACATGATAGCGGGCGCGACAGGCGTGACTTCCGCAGGCGCCACTTCTGCCGATAACTTGACGCAGATATCTGCCAATATCAAATCGGTGACCATGGTGCTGACCATTTTGCCGATATTGACGATTTACCCGTTCGTGCAGCGATATTTCGTAACCGGCATCATGCTTGGGTCCGTAAAGCAATAGGATTATCCATCCGATTGGCCATTATTGATATTTTGGGGGGAATAGGAAAATGAAAAAAAGTCCTCGTTCGTTTGCTGGCAAAGCTTTATTAATATCGTTGATTGTTGCGGTATTGGCGGCGTGTACCGATAAAACAGGCGGCAAAGAGGCCGAGAATCAAGATAAGGGCGCCATGGAAACTTACTCGGTAGGCGATACGTTTAAGGCGACGGAGCCCTTCGATTTGTCCATCCTTTACAGCGACCAGCCAGCTTATCCTTACAAGCAGGACTGGATGCTTTTTGCTAAACTAAAAGAAATGACAAACGTGACCTTGAAGCCGACGATCGTGCCGATGAGTGATTACAGTCAAAAGCGCAGTCTGCTGATCAGCTCCGGTGACGCTCCGTTGGTCATTCCGAAGACTTACCCCGGGGAGGAATCCGCGTTTGTGGCTTCCGGTGCAATTCTGCCGATTAGCGATTACATTGATCTGATGCCGAATTTCAAGGACAAGATCGAGAAATGGGATATGGAGAGCGAACTGGAGGGACTTCGCCAAGAGGACAAGAAATATTATGTGCTTCCGGGCTTGCATGAGGCGGTGTGGCCGGACTATACGCTGATCGTGCGTACGGATATTTTCGAAAAGCATAACATCGCGATTCCGACCACCTGGGATGAGCTGTATACGGCCATGAAGCAGCTGAAGCAGGATTACCCGGACGTTACGCCGTTCTCCGACCGCTTCAAATTCAACAGTACGCTGAACATCGCGGCTACGGGCTTTGGCACCAAAGGCGGATGGGGTTACGGCAGCGGACTTACGTATGAGGAAGACACGGATGAATTTGTGTATACGGCAGTAACGGATGAATATAAGGATATGCTGGCCTACTTCCACAAGCTGGTGGATGAAGGATTGCTGGACAAAGAGAGCTTTACCCAGGATGACGATCAGGCTGTGCAAAAGTTCGTGACCGGCAAATCCTTCATCATTAACGGCAACTCCCA
Above is a window of Paenibacillus sp. FSL K6-1330 DNA encoding:
- a CDS encoding extracellular solute-binding protein, which encodes MKKSPRSFAGKALLISLIVAVLAACTDKTGGKEAENQDKGAMETYSVGDTFKATEPFDLSILYSDQPAYPYKQDWMLFAKLKEMTNVTLKPTIVPMSDYSQKRSLLISSGDAPLVIPKTYPGEESAFVASGAILPISDYIDLMPNFKDKIEKWDMESELEGLRQEDKKYYVLPGLHEAVWPDYTLIVRTDIFEKHNIAIPTTWDELYTAMKQLKQDYPDVTPFSDRFKFNSTLNIAATGFGTKGGWGYGSGLTYEEDTDEFVYTAVTDEYKDMLAYFHKLVDEGLLDKESFTQDDDQAVQKFVTGKSFIINGNSQTVVQHRNDMDKTLGEGKYAISKITVPGGPAGQLMSGSRLENGVMISSKVKESEHFKAILQFIDWLYYSDEGQEFTKWGVEGVTYTKEGGVRKLMDDINYNGLNPKGTKDLRIEHGFSGGVFAYGGTTELLQSMFSEEEQQFQKSMSETKTVVKPEPPIPYSVEERERVTLLSTPLKDYTDQNTLKFILGDRDLAEYDKFVKELDSQGVGQYLEIANKTYKNYKEQQ
- a CDS encoding ABC transporter permease subunit, coding for MEPKVVNHSLPAVKTAKKTPKLKTVAALVRKDWQLYSLLILPVMYLLIFKYGPMIGNVIAFRRFMPGGSIYGEKWVGLHYFNMFVHDPAFWNVFKNTLLLGALSLLFTFPVPIIFALLLNEVKSKRFKKFVQTASYLPHFLSIVIVAGMILQLTSVNGSVNSLVEFFNGERINFMQRAEWFRTIYISSEIWQGMGWGAILYLAALTTIDESLYEAARIDGANRWKQTLFVTIPGILPTIVTLLILNMGAFLAVGFEKILLLYNPVIYETADVISTYLYRVGLVSNNFSYATAIGLFESVIGLILVFSVNAISRRLTDRSLW
- a CDS encoding sigma-70 family RNA polymerase sigma factor, with the protein product MEDRTLLDGLARKDPLCFETLVDRYSRYIAAVVAKVAGGRFNSYDVEEITGDVLVKLWTDGSTIMLRGDSLKPYLAITARNHTLNVLRKRQRVIESELEDDAVSCPSAEALAILRQEKETISGMVQGMGEPDREIFIRRYFYLEKVRDIASRLNMQEKAVTARIRRARDKLRIHYETENP
- a CDS encoding carbohydrate ABC transporter permease — encoded protein: MKESRSYKAFKVCNAIILLFVVFITLYPFLNVVAQSFSSESYINSGKVNLIPRGFNIDTYKTVTKDAMFWTNYKNTVVYSVVGTAISMFLTTIFAYALSKKRLVGRKFLTMFAVFTMFFNGGLIPNYVLINSLGFSNSIWAIVIPGAISIYNMLIMKSFFENMPEELEEAAAIDGLNTYGMLLRIVLPLSKAVIATMVLFYAVGHWNSWFPAFLYLDQKELFPVTIYLRNMIAGATGVTSAGATSADNLTQISANIKSVTMVLTILPILTIYPFVQRYFVTGIMLGSVKQ
- a CDS encoding DMT family transporter, translated to MSNINTGVKMKPYGSDAQASRRFKGGFWLVVLGAALWGVDPLFRVILLKNLTSAQIVLLEHIIISLIAIPVLWKNREELKGLGWNHVGALLFISWGGSALATVLFTMGLSSGNLNAVLLLQKLQPLFAIILASLLLKEKLPRHFGILLIIALAGTYLLTFGLTLPIGHWNEFIQVGSLLSLGAAALWGGSTVMGRLMVGKLKYETVTSLRFVLALPLLTVITWSEGAAWNMPAWNTGAFALVSLNLIGQALLPGLLSLLVYYKGLTTTKASVATLAELSFPMVGVLINWIVFQQIVTGPQLLGFLLIWIVLFIISRQQSEASPQLQ